One segment of Magnetococcus sp. PR-3 DNA contains the following:
- a CDS encoding P-II family nitrogen regulator, with the protein MQFKLIVVMSRTDLTDRIVDAAKAAGATGATILPGRGTGIHEARTFFGLTLDTQRDISLMLVEEHLTTLILDAIHKGGDFASPGTGIAFALRVDEVAGMESQIPRFKEELEILEKEAKK; encoded by the coding sequence ATGCAATTTAAGTTGATCGTTGTGATGTCCCGAACCGATCTAACCGATCGTATTGTTGATGCGGCCAAAGCAGCCGGCGCCACTGGCGCTACGATCTTGCCTGGACGTGGCACTGGTATTCATGAGGCACGTACCTTTTTTGGACTGACCCTGGATACTCAGCGGGATATCTCCCTGATGTTGGTTGAAGAACACCTGACCACACTCATCCTGGATGCCATCCACAAAGGTGGTGATTTTGCCAGCCCTGGAACCGGCATTGCCTTTGCCCTGCGGGTTGATGAAGTAGCCGGAATGGAGAGCCAAATTCCCCGCTTTAAGGAAGAGCTTGAAATACTGGAGAAGGAAGCCAAGAAATAA
- a CDS encoding DUF1538 domain-containing protein has protein sequence MELILELGKTLFQTIWDILPILLLLVGFQFLVLRKPLPHARNTIIGFIYVLLGLALFLSGLEKALFPIGKLMATQLSDPMLVFGSEQVPDNPGWWRYGWVYLFAFLIGFSTTIAEPSLLAVAIKAQEVSRGAVEPFHLRIAVAFGVAVGITLGTFRIVTGHDLVYYIVAGYLVVIVQTFFAPKMIIPLAYDSGGVTTSTVTVPLVAALGLGLSATIPGRNPALDGFGLIAFASLFPIMSVMGYAQVAEWLSNRNFKKQHAAQQDQES, from the coding sequence ATGGAACTGATCCTTGAACTGGGGAAAACCCTTTTCCAAACCATCTGGGATATCCTACCGATTCTGTTGTTACTGGTGGGTTTTCAGTTCCTAGTGTTGCGCAAACCCCTACCCCACGCCCGCAATACCATCATTGGATTTATCTACGTTCTGTTGGGCTTGGCCCTTTTTCTCTCCGGTCTGGAAAAAGCTTTGTTCCCCATCGGGAAATTAATGGCCACACAACTGTCAGACCCTATGTTGGTGTTTGGTTCTGAACAGGTACCGGATAATCCCGGTTGGTGGCGCTATGGGTGGGTCTATCTTTTTGCCTTTTTAATCGGCTTTTCCACCACCATTGCTGAGCCTTCACTGTTGGCGGTGGCCATTAAGGCACAAGAGGTCTCACGCGGTGCGGTAGAACCTTTTCACCTACGTATTGCCGTGGCCTTTGGTGTCGCGGTGGGGATTACACTGGGTACCTTTCGTATTGTCACTGGGCATGACCTGGTCTATTACATTGTAGCCGGGTACCTGGTGGTCATCGTCCAGACCTTTTTTGCACCCAAGATGATTATCCCCTTAGCGTATGATTCCGGCGGGGTAACCACCTCCACCGTGACCGTGCCCCTGGTGGCGGCACTGGGTCTGGGGTTATCGGCCACCATTCCAGGCCGTAATCCGGCACTGGACGGTTTTGGATTGATCGCGTTTGCCAGTCTGTTTCCCATCATGTCGGTCATGGGCTATGCTCAAGTGGCAGAGTGGCTTTCCAATCGTAATTTTAAAAAACAGCACGCTGCTCAACAGGATCAAGAATCCTGA